A stretch of the Comamonas testosteroni TK102 genome encodes the following:
- a CDS encoding Zn-ribbon domain-containing OB-fold protein — protein sequence MTEVDASKMGGRQSASVAACDKRYFDALADGRFEVPQCRECGRFHFFPRVCCPHCGSQAIDWVRASGRAVVYSVTIVRAREGADYTVVLVTLEEGPRLMSRVVDIPVDEVRIGMPVRARIDMVEESPLLVFVAAPGGQE from the coding sequence ATGACTGAGGTCGATGCAAGCAAGATGGGCGGGCGTCAGTCTGCTTCGGTGGCTGCCTGCGACAAGCGGTATTTCGATGCCTTGGCCGATGGCCGCTTCGAGGTTCCTCAATGTCGCGAATGTGGACGGTTCCACTTCTTTCCCCGCGTTTGCTGTCCCCACTGCGGCTCGCAGGCCATCGACTGGGTGAGGGCTTCGGGAAGGGCAGTCGTGTATTCGGTGACGATTGTCCGCGCGCGCGAAGGAGCGGATTACACCGTGGTGCTGGTGACTCTCGAAGAAGGTCCCAGGCTCATGAGCCGTGTGGTCGACATCCCCGTCGATGAGGTGCGTATCGGTATGCCTGTTCGGGCCCGCATCGACATGGTGGAAGAAAGCCCTTTGCTGGTATTCGTCGCGGCACCGGGAGGGCAGGAATGA